A window of the Gossypium hirsutum isolate 1008001.06 chromosome A05, Gossypium_hirsutum_v2.1, whole genome shotgun sequence genome harbors these coding sequences:
- the LOC107957033 gene encoding uncharacterized protein, translated as MSDWGPVFIAVVLFILLTPGLLIQVPGRSRYVEFGNFQTSGVSILVHSIIYFGLICIFLIAIGVHMYVGS; from the coding sequence ATGTCGGATTGGGGGCCGGTTTTCATCGCGGTGGTACTTTTCATACTTCTAACACCAGGGCTGCTGATTCAGGTTCCAGGGAGATCCCGATATGTAGAGTTTGGAAACTTTCAGACTAGTGGAGTATCCATCCTGGTGCATTCCATTATTTATTTTGGACTCATCTGTATCTTCCTCATAGCTATTGGTGTGCATATGTATGTTGGCTCATAG